The Corallococcus caeni genome includes a region encoding these proteins:
- a CDS encoding NADH-quinone oxidoreductase subunit A, giving the protein MTTPLAPYLPMAVVLLLAGVLGMIIPQVTTRLGPKRPSSTKSAPFEAGSESSGPARQRFAVKFYVIALLFIVFDVEAVFLYPWAVNFQALGWFGYVEMLVFASTLVVGLIYVWKKGALDWES; this is encoded by the coding sequence ATGACTACACCCCTCGCACCGTACCTGCCGATGGCGGTGGTGCTCCTGCTGGCCGGCGTCCTCGGGATGATCATCCCCCAGGTCACCACCCGGCTGGGCCCCAAGCGCCCGAGCAGCACCAAGTCGGCCCCCTTCGAAGCAGGCTCCGAGTCGAGCGGCCCCGCTCGCCAGCGCTTCGCCGTGAAGTTCTACGTCATCGCGCTGCTCTTCATCGTGTTCGACGTGGAAGCGGTGTTCCTGTACCCCTGGGCGGTGAACTTCCAGGCGCTCGGCTGGTTCGGCTACGTGGAGATGCTGGTTTTCGCGTCGACCCTGGTCGTGGGCCTTATCTATGTCTGGAAGAAGGGCGCTCTCGACTGGGAGAGCTGA
- a CDS encoding PHP domain-containing protein: protein MIDLHSHTTASDGQYPPSELVARAAAAGVTVLAVTDHDTVAGLHEARQAALAHGLELVPGIELSAFVYGKEAHILGHFLRPEDPDLARFADRLRDERTRRMEAMVARLRNLGFPVRMEQVRKVAGDAQLGRPHLARVLVEQGWCLDMKAAFDRFLGTGRAAWVERFKLDGAEAIRLIRNAGGTATLAHPGSSKMERPEIQALAKAGLSGLEVLSVDHNPTVRQKYLALAAEFDLVPTFGSDFHGEAVAPDHRLGVAAMPLEQFQKLRARAPSSQPA from the coding sequence GTGATCGACCTGCATTCGCACACCACCGCCAGTGACGGCCAGTACCCGCCCTCGGAGCTGGTGGCGCGCGCCGCCGCCGCGGGCGTCACCGTCCTGGCCGTGACGGACCACGACACGGTGGCGGGGCTCCACGAGGCAAGGCAGGCGGCCCTCGCCCACGGCCTGGAGCTGGTCCCCGGCATCGAGCTGTCCGCCTTCGTCTACGGCAAGGAGGCCCACATCCTGGGCCACTTCCTGCGCCCGGAGGACCCGGACCTGGCGCGCTTCGCGGACCGGCTGCGGGACGAGCGCACCCGGCGCATGGAGGCGATGGTGGCCCGCCTGCGCAACCTGGGCTTCCCGGTGCGCATGGAGCAGGTGCGCAAGGTGGCCGGGGACGCGCAGCTGGGGCGGCCCCACCTGGCGCGGGTGCTGGTGGAGCAGGGCTGGTGCCTGGACATGAAGGCCGCGTTCGACCGCTTCCTGGGCACGGGCCGCGCGGCGTGGGTGGAGCGCTTCAAGCTGGACGGCGCGGAGGCCATCCGGCTCATCCGCAACGCGGGCGGCACCGCGACGCTCGCCCACCCCGGCTCCTCCAAGATGGAGCGCCCGGAGATCCAAGCGCTGGCCAAGGCCGGGCTGTCCGGCCTGGAGGTGCTCAGCGTGGACCACAACCCCACCGTGCGGCAGAAGTACCTGGCGCTCGCGGCGGAGTTCGACCTGGTGCCCACCTTCGGCAGCGACTTCCACGGCGAGGCGGTGGCGCCCGACCACCGCCTGGGCGTCGCGGCCATGCCCCTGGAGCAGTTCCAGAAGCTGCGCGCCCGCGCCCCGTCGTCGCAGCCCGCCTGA
- a CDS encoding deoxyhypusine synthase family protein gives MAKTPTPKKSSLRAAYANARKADPRPITGKEKPAELLAHAFSAYVGRQERTAFELMQQSVQQDASIFLTLSGAMTPAGLHQSCLIPLVEKGIISAITTTGANLYHDAHRIIGHGIREVNPNAGDLQYRLARIIRIYDLGFWEEALLDTDRLFSAILRQPEFQKKMTTPEFHYLLGKAIHGIEKQLGVKQPSLLSTCYKHGVPIWVGAVQDGSIFLNVVKLKRLLGDEFKFELDINDDVYSMAAMQHYCRHHGSGKLAIWILGGGVPKNYTLQGEPLLDQILNVPTSGFDIDVQFCVDPVDNGALSSCPAGEGHTWGKVSVEAVETGSMYVHCDVTAVFPWLTHALFSEPKNKRKPMRLMDKMGDAVKFLDADVKKRSKALMKTLDWSVEEAEPSSEEDAKAHDSFVR, from the coding sequence ATGGCCAAGACCCCGACCCCGAAGAAGTCCTCCCTTCGCGCTGCCTACGCGAACGCGCGCAAGGCGGATCCGCGCCCCATCACCGGCAAGGAGAAGCCGGCGGAGCTGCTCGCGCACGCGTTCAGCGCCTACGTGGGCCGGCAGGAGCGCACCGCGTTCGAACTGATGCAGCAGTCCGTGCAGCAGGACGCGTCCATCTTCCTCACGCTGTCCGGCGCCATGACGCCCGCGGGCCTGCACCAGTCCTGCCTCATCCCGCTGGTGGAGAAGGGCATCATCTCCGCCATCACCACCACGGGCGCCAACCTCTACCACGACGCCCACCGCATCATCGGCCACGGCATCCGCGAGGTGAACCCCAACGCGGGCGACCTCCAGTACCGCCTGGCGCGCATCATCCGCATCTACGACCTGGGCTTCTGGGAGGAGGCGCTGCTCGACACCGACCGCCTCTTCTCCGCCATCCTCCGCCAGCCGGAGTTCCAGAAGAAGATGACCACGCCGGAGTTCCACTACCTCCTGGGCAAGGCCATCCACGGCATCGAGAAGCAGCTGGGCGTGAAGCAGCCGTCGCTCCTGTCCACCTGCTACAAGCACGGCGTCCCCATCTGGGTGGGCGCGGTGCAGGACGGCTCCATCTTCCTCAACGTCGTGAAGCTCAAGCGCCTGCTGGGTGACGAGTTCAAGTTCGAGCTCGACATCAACGACGACGTCTATTCCATGGCCGCGATGCAGCACTACTGCCGCCACCACGGCAGCGGGAAGCTGGCCATCTGGATCCTGGGCGGCGGCGTGCCCAAGAACTACACGCTTCAGGGCGAGCCGCTGCTGGATCAAATCCTCAACGTCCCCACGTCGGGCTTCGACATCGACGTGCAGTTCTGCGTGGACCCGGTGGACAACGGCGCGCTGTCCAGCTGCCCGGCCGGTGAGGGCCACACCTGGGGCAAGGTGTCCGTGGAGGCGGTGGAGACGGGCTCCATGTACGTGCACTGCGACGTGACGGCGGTGTTCCCGTGGCTCACGCACGCGTTGTTCAGCGAGCCCAAGAACAAGCGCAAGCCGATGCGCCTGATGGACAAGATGGGCGACGCGGTGAAGTTCCTGGACGCGGACGTCAAGAAGCGCAGCAAGGCGTTGATGAAGACGCTGGACTGGAGCGTCGAGGAAGCCGAGCCCTCGTCCGAAGAGGACGCGAAGGCCCACGACAGCTTCGTGCGTTAG
- a CDS encoding OsmC family protein, producing the protein MAQQPATGVVMSLVSAPQLKTQVTHGPSGATLPTEAPKDNGGTGGSFSPTDLVATALASCVVTTMHLMAGKEGISLGEVRATVEKRMTPPPRKIGELVLSILMPAGLTKEHRAMLEKIAHECPVARSLHPDVKVTASFGYPD; encoded by the coding sequence ATGGCCCAGCAGCCCGCGACCGGTGTGGTGATGTCCCTGGTGAGTGCTCCCCAGCTGAAGACGCAGGTGACGCACGGCCCGTCCGGCGCGACGCTGCCCACGGAGGCGCCGAAGGACAACGGCGGCACCGGCGGCAGCTTCTCCCCCACGGACCTGGTGGCCACGGCGCTGGCGTCCTGTGTCGTGACGACCATGCACCTGATGGCCGGCAAGGAGGGCATCAGCCTGGGCGAGGTCCGCGCGACGGTGGAGAAGCGGATGACCCCGCCGCCGCGCAAGATTGGCGAGCTGGTGCTGTCCATCCTGATGCCGGCCGGCCTCACGAAGGAGCACCGCGCCATGCTGGAGAAGATCGCCCACGAGTGTCCCGTGGCGCGCAGCCTGCACCCGGACGTGAAGGTGACGGCGTCGTTCGGCTATCCGGACTGA
- the clpX gene encoding ATP-dependent Clp protease ATP-binding subunit ClpX — protein MESSARREEAAPLTPREIFERLDRYVIGQEAAKRAVAIAAHNHLKRIQARRMRRQSLIKKSNILLIGPTGSGKTHIARNLAEILQVPFTTVDATEYTEAGYYGKDVEVMVSDLLFKANHSVEDTQRGIIFIDEVDKIARRTQGARNGAGSRDIGGEGVQQSLLKLLEGREVHVPMNVTQAWNKSDFVQVDTRDILFICAGTFSDLHDFGDEGGRAMGFGADALTAKRKEKRISTKQLVDFGMMAEFLGRMPVMVQLERLGESDLLRVLTEPPDAITREFKELLSLDEIELEFPESGLREVVRYSMSRGLGARGLRSILEHVMSDIMFEAPERRHRQVTVDAEFVKARLASLDDVELNA, from the coding sequence ATGGAGTCGTCCGCACGCAGGGAAGAGGCAGCGCCACTGACCCCGCGGGAGATCTTCGAGCGGCTGGATCGCTACGTCATCGGACAGGAAGCAGCGAAGCGGGCGGTGGCCATCGCCGCGCACAACCACCTCAAGCGCATCCAGGCGCGGCGGATGCGCCGGCAGTCCCTCATCAAGAAGTCCAACATCCTGCTCATCGGTCCCACGGGCAGCGGCAAGACGCACATCGCGCGCAACCTGGCGGAGATCCTCCAGGTCCCGTTCACCACCGTGGACGCCACCGAGTACACGGAGGCGGGCTACTACGGGAAGGACGTGGAGGTGATGGTGTCCGACCTGCTCTTCAAGGCGAACCACTCCGTGGAGGACACCCAGCGGGGCATCATCTTCATCGACGAGGTGGACAAGATCGCCCGCCGCACCCAGGGAGCGCGCAACGGCGCGGGCAGCCGCGACATCGGCGGTGAGGGCGTGCAGCAGTCGCTGCTGAAGCTGCTGGAGGGGCGCGAGGTGCACGTGCCCATGAACGTGACGCAGGCGTGGAACAAGAGCGACTTCGTGCAGGTGGACACGCGCGACATCCTCTTCATCTGCGCGGGCACGTTCAGCGACCTGCACGACTTCGGCGACGAGGGCGGCCGGGCCATGGGCTTCGGCGCGGACGCGCTCACGGCGAAGCGCAAGGAGAAGCGCATCTCCACGAAGCAGCTGGTGGACTTCGGGATGATGGCGGAGTTCCTGGGCCGCATGCCGGTGATGGTGCAGCTGGAGCGGCTGGGCGAGTCCGACCTGCTGCGCGTCCTCACCGAGCCGCCGGATGCCATCACCCGCGAGTTCAAGGAGCTGCTGTCGCTGGATGAGATTGAGCTGGAGTTCCCGGAGAGCGGCCTGCGGGAGGTGGTGCGCTACTCCATGTCGCGCGGGCTGGGCGCTCGAGGACTGCGTTCCATCCTGGAGCACGTGATGTCGGACATCATGTTCGAGGCGCCGGAGCGGCGGCACCGTCAGGTGACGGTGGACGCGGAGTTCGTGAAGGCCCGGCTCGCGAGCCTGGACGACGTGGAGCTCAACGCTTAG
- a CDS encoding PaaI family thioesterase, which produces MEGDLVVADWTPEEHHQAFPGVLNGGIIGALLDCHCNWTAAYHLMKAQGAATPPCTVTADYAIVLKRPTPMGRVHLSAKPVSIEGDRVVVEGTLTGENGKVTATCRGTFVAVKEGHPAYHRW; this is translated from the coding sequence GTGGAGGGTGACCTCGTCGTCGCGGACTGGACGCCCGAGGAGCACCACCAGGCGTTCCCGGGCGTGCTTAACGGCGGCATCATCGGCGCGCTGCTGGACTGCCACTGCAACTGGACGGCGGCGTACCACCTGATGAAGGCGCAGGGCGCGGCCACGCCCCCGTGCACCGTCACCGCCGACTACGCCATCGTGCTCAAGCGCCCCACGCCCATGGGCCGCGTGCACCTGTCCGCGAAGCCGGTGTCGATTGAAGGCGACCGCGTCGTCGTCGAAGGCACCCTCACCGGCGAGAACGGCAAGGTGACGGCCACCTGCCGGGGCACCTTCGTCGCGGTGAAGGAAGGCCACCCCGCGTACCACCGCTGGTAG
- a CDS encoding CvpA family protein, whose product MVIDLILLGMVLFFGILGALSGAARQVANSVGLAAGYFVSRKLAPLAGPKLAVALGSPLLIGTLFGTVLLFVVTWLTVRYALGALLLRFLSGKNPEERGMDRTLGFVLGGGKMAALFWVCLSALTFMEQHVVIAGKRWGVAPKDSMAFDLSRRFNLFELTQFAPLEDLVRVAQATHDPAKAKKLQDDPAFKALRKDPRFQVALSHQDLQDALERGDTRALLRNDVVLQLIQDPQAAARLGAAARASERPAPAKR is encoded by the coding sequence ATGGTCATCGACCTCATCCTCCTGGGCATGGTGCTGTTCTTCGGCATCCTCGGCGCCCTCTCCGGCGCCGCCCGGCAGGTGGCCAACTCCGTGGGGCTCGCGGCGGGCTACTTCGTCTCCCGCAAGCTCGCGCCCCTCGCCGGCCCCAAGCTCGCCGTCGCGCTGGGCTCGCCGCTGCTCATCGGCACGCTCTTCGGAACGGTGCTCCTCTTCGTCGTGACGTGGCTCACCGTGCGCTACGCCCTGGGCGCGCTGCTCTTGCGCTTCCTCTCCGGCAAGAACCCGGAGGAGCGCGGCATGGACCGCACGCTGGGCTTCGTCCTCGGCGGCGGGAAGATGGCGGCCCTGTTCTGGGTCTGCCTGAGCGCGCTCACCTTCATGGAGCAGCACGTCGTCATCGCCGGCAAGCGCTGGGGCGTGGCCCCGAAGGACTCCATGGCCTTCGACCTGTCCCGCCGCTTCAACCTCTTCGAGCTGACCCAGTTCGCCCCGCTCGAGGACCTGGTCCGCGTGGCCCAGGCCACCCACGACCCCGCCAAGGCGAAGAAGCTCCAGGACGACCCGGCCTTCAAGGCCCTGCGCAAGGACCCGCGCTTCCAGGTCGCGCTGTCACACCAGGACCTGCAGGACGCGCTGGAGCGCGGCGACACGCGGGCCCTGTTGCGCAACGACGTGGTGCTCCAGCTCATCCAGGATCCGCAGGCGGCGGCACGGCTGGGCGCCGCCGCCCGGGCCTCCGAACGGCCGGCTCCCGCTAAGCGTTGA
- the speA gene encoding biosynthetic arginine decarboxylase has product MAAPSPQHRWTLADAHELYGIRNWGSPYFGINDKGHVCVHPDGPAAPSMDLKELVDEVRRRGIGLPLLLRFTDVLRHRVVHLNNAFKKAIADQGYKGLYRGVYPIKVNQHRYVVETIIEAGKDFTYGLEAGSKPELLAVMALLDSEDALVICNGYKDEEYIETALFYSRLGRNVILVVEKPSELPLIAEVARRTGITPRLGMRVKLSTRGAGKWEASGGDRSKFGLSSSELMSCIGFMKDAGLLSSFELLHFHLGSQISNIRNVKNALREVGCFYVEVARQGAPLKYLDVGGGLGVDYDGSQTNFASSMNYTTEEYANDVVFGVMEACDRAGVPHPTLVSESGRAVVAHHAVLVVDVLGTSEFDPSQTPDKVDEKAPSVVRNLYSTFREVTNKNVIEAFHDAQDSKEESLQLFSLGHLSLEQRVAAENLYWAICHKILRVAREAGEIPEELEALEKQLSDTYFCNFSVFQSLPDSWAIDQLFPMMPIHRLAEKPTRRATLADITCDSDGKIEHFIDKREVKDALELHALNSDDYYLGIFLVGAYQEILGDLHNLFGDTHTVQVSLAPGGGYLIDHVVAGDTVTEVLNYVSYNKDDLVAKLRKFTELALRQGRITLDESRNLLRVYEDGLSGYTYLEREVDATFTSASQLRLLPGPENGARSPVSPSGT; this is encoded by the coding sequence ATGGCCGCTCCCTCCCCTCAGCACCGCTGGACCCTGGCCGATGCCCATGAGCTGTACGGCATCCGCAACTGGGGCTCGCCCTACTTCGGCATCAACGACAAGGGCCACGTGTGCGTCCACCCGGACGGGCCCGCCGCTCCGAGCATGGACCTCAAGGAGCTGGTGGACGAGGTCCGCCGCCGGGGCATCGGCCTGCCGCTGCTCCTGCGCTTCACGGACGTGCTGCGCCACCGCGTGGTGCACCTGAACAACGCGTTCAAGAAGGCCATCGCGGATCAGGGCTACAAGGGCCTGTACCGGGGCGTGTACCCCATCAAGGTGAACCAGCACCGCTACGTGGTGGAGACCATCATCGAGGCGGGCAAGGACTTCACCTACGGCCTGGAGGCCGGCAGCAAGCCGGAGCTGCTCGCGGTGATGGCGCTGCTGGACAGCGAGGACGCGCTCGTCATCTGCAACGGCTACAAGGACGAGGAGTACATCGAGACGGCCCTCTTCTATTCGCGCCTGGGCCGCAACGTCATCCTGGTGGTGGAGAAGCCCAGCGAGCTGCCCCTCATCGCGGAGGTGGCGCGCCGCACCGGCATCACCCCCCGGCTGGGCATGCGCGTGAAGCTGTCCACGCGCGGCGCCGGCAAGTGGGAGGCGTCCGGCGGGGATCGCTCCAAGTTCGGCCTGTCCTCGTCGGAGCTGATGTCCTGCATCGGCTTCATGAAGGACGCGGGCCTGCTCTCCTCCTTCGAGCTGCTGCACTTCCACCTGGGCAGCCAGATCTCCAACATCCGCAACGTGAAGAACGCGCTGCGCGAGGTGGGCTGCTTCTACGTGGAGGTGGCCCGCCAGGGCGCGCCGCTGAAGTACCTGGACGTGGGCGGCGGCCTGGGCGTGGACTACGACGGTTCCCAGACGAACTTCGCCTCCTCCATGAACTACACGACGGAGGAGTACGCCAACGACGTCGTCTTCGGCGTGATGGAGGCGTGCGACCGCGCGGGCGTGCCACACCCCACGCTCGTCTCCGAGTCCGGCCGCGCCGTCGTCGCGCACCACGCCGTGCTGGTGGTGGACGTGCTGGGCACCAGCGAGTTCGACCCGTCGCAGACGCCCGACAAGGTGGACGAGAAGGCGCCCTCCGTGGTGCGCAACCTCTATTCGACGTTCCGCGAGGTCACGAACAAGAACGTCATCGAGGCCTTCCACGACGCGCAGGACTCCAAGGAGGAGAGCCTCCAGCTGTTCTCCCTGGGCCACCTGTCCCTGGAGCAGCGCGTGGCGGCGGAGAACCTCTACTGGGCCATCTGCCACAAGATTTTGCGCGTGGCGCGCGAGGCCGGGGAGATTCCGGAGGAGCTGGAGGCGCTGGAGAAGCAGCTGTCGGACACGTACTTCTGCAACTTCTCCGTGTTCCAGTCGCTGCCGGACTCGTGGGCCATTGATCAGCTCTTCCCGATGATGCCCATCCACCGTCTGGCGGAGAAGCCGACCCGGCGCGCGACGCTGGCGGACATCACCTGCGACTCGGACGGGAAGATCGAGCACTTCATCGACAAGCGCGAGGTGAAGGACGCGCTGGAGTTGCACGCGCTCAACAGCGACGACTACTACCTGGGCATCTTCCTCGTCGGCGCGTACCAGGAGATTTTGGGCGACCTGCACAACCTCTTCGGGGACACGCACACGGTGCAGGTGTCGCTGGCGCCGGGCGGCGGCTACCTCATCGACCACGTCGTCGCCGGGGACACGGTGACGGAAGTGCTCAACTACGTGAGCTACAACAAGGACGACCTGGTCGCGAAGCTGCGCAAGTTCACGGAGCTGGCGCTGCGCCAGGGGCGCATCACCCTGGACGAGTCGCGCAACCTGCTGCGCGTCTACGAGGACGGCCTGTCCGGCTACACGTACCTGGAGCGGGAGGTGGACGCGACGTTCACCTCCGCCAGCCAGCTGCGCCTGCTGCCCGGGCCGGAGAACGGGGCGCGCAGCCCCGTCTCCCCCTCGGGGACCTGA
- a CDS encoding methyl-accepting chemotaxis protein produces the protein MWGRLTLRMQVAIAVLLPCLAVVFFSGAYFPARQEAAGMEVLGERAMTLGTLVVRHPWLALPDTAPDARMRREEVFSQVESGGFTLNFQELTRADGSVIAARGRVPEGPPQPAQLTPGACTVARLREEVVVRCESDGRVYRAGFGTHEVKAALAATEGYSLMGYLGAAVLGLGLAVIISRAIADPVSRVTQVAREVARGDVFRGELDVSAAGEVRQMATSFNEMLGTLRATVMELVTRTEQLSSASRGLMGASADQEHVISQQAAYAQQIAATFEELSRTAEQISSSTEVVESSARRTHDAVAEAMAVVAQVVGGINDIRTESKGVADAIVGLNKDLQQVSKIAQVINQVAERSDLLALNAALEGTKAGDVGRGFSLVAAEMRKLAENVSASARDIARIVEKVQDSGEEAASKARVGMATSDRGVEVAEQASAVFLRIVELARGTSEAARQITIATRQQRQSSEQAVQGARNVADLVKQGVDATGRTTRIAQDLQSVAEGLTAVTSRFKAQPRS, from the coding sequence ATGTGGGGCCGGCTGACCTTGCGGATGCAGGTGGCGATCGCGGTGCTGCTCCCGTGCCTCGCGGTGGTGTTCTTCAGCGGGGCGTACTTCCCCGCCCGCCAGGAGGCCGCGGGCATGGAGGTCCTGGGTGAGCGGGCCATGACGCTGGGGACGCTGGTGGTGCGCCACCCCTGGCTCGCGCTGCCGGACACCGCGCCGGACGCCCGCATGCGGCGCGAGGAGGTGTTCTCCCAGGTGGAGTCCGGTGGCTTCACGCTGAACTTCCAGGAGCTGACCCGCGCGGACGGCAGCGTCATCGCCGCGCGGGGCCGGGTGCCGGAAGGGCCGCCCCAGCCAGCCCAGCTCACGCCGGGTGCGTGCACGGTGGCGCGGCTGCGTGAGGAGGTCGTCGTGCGCTGCGAGAGCGACGGCCGCGTGTACCGCGCGGGCTTCGGCACCCACGAGGTGAAGGCCGCGCTGGCGGCGACGGAGGGCTATTCGCTCATGGGCTACCTGGGCGCCGCGGTGCTGGGCCTGGGGCTGGCGGTCATCATCAGCCGCGCCATCGCGGACCCCGTGTCGCGCGTCACGCAGGTGGCTCGCGAGGTGGCCCGGGGCGACGTGTTCCGGGGCGAGCTGGACGTGTCCGCCGCCGGCGAGGTGCGGCAGATGGCCACCTCCTTCAACGAGATGCTGGGCACGCTGCGCGCCACGGTGATGGAGCTCGTCACCCGCACCGAGCAGCTGTCCAGCGCGTCGCGTGGCCTGATGGGCGCCTCCGCGGATCAGGAGCACGTCATCAGCCAGCAGGCCGCGTACGCGCAGCAGATCGCCGCCACGTTCGAGGAACTCTCCCGCACCGCCGAGCAGATCTCCTCCTCCACGGAGGTGGTGGAGTCCAGCGCGCGGCGCACCCATGACGCGGTGGCGGAAGCGATGGCGGTGGTGGCGCAGGTGGTGGGCGGCATCAACGACATCCGCACGGAGTCCAAGGGCGTGGCGGACGCCATCGTGGGGCTGAACAAGGACCTGCAGCAGGTCTCCAAGATCGCCCAGGTCATCAACCAGGTGGCGGAGCGCAGCGACCTCCTGGCGCTCAACGCGGCGCTGGAGGGCACCAAGGCGGGCGACGTGGGCCGGGGCTTCTCCCTGGTGGCCGCGGAGATGCGCAAGCTGGCGGAGAACGTGTCCGCGTCCGCGCGCGACATCGCCCGCATCGTGGAGAAGGTGCAGGACTCCGGCGAGGAGGCCGCGTCCAAGGCCCGCGTGGGCATGGCCACGAGCGACCGCGGGGTGGAGGTGGCCGAGCAGGCCTCCGCCGTCTTCCTGCGCATCGTGGAATTGGCGCGCGGCACCAGCGAGGCGGCGCGGCAGATCACCATCGCCACCCGCCAGCAGCGCCAGTCCAGCGAGCAGGCCGTGCAGGGCGCCCGCAACGTGGCGGACCTGGTGAAGCAGGGCGTGGACGCCACCGGCCGCACCACGCGCATCGCCCAGGACCTCCAGTCCGTGGCCGAAGGGCTCACCGCCGTCACGAGCCGCTTCAAGGCCCAGCCCCGGTCCTGA
- a CDS encoding NADH-quinone oxidoreductase subunit B, with protein sequence MADTDIAPIMTTRRDEAMGFFQKLVSKGLGWARKYSLFTYPYATACCGMEYMSVAASRHDISRFGAEFPRFSPRQADLLMVVGTINLKQAPILKRVYEQMTEPKWVVAFGVCASSGGFYDNYAVLQGIDRIIPVDVYIPGCPPRPEQVLDGLMLLQDKIGNQVHRLRDPGQPNETAEHHARMLAAGK encoded by the coding sequence ATGGCTGACACCGACATCGCTCCGATCATGACCACCCGCCGGGACGAAGCCATGGGCTTCTTCCAGAAGCTGGTGTCCAAGGGCCTGGGCTGGGCCCGCAAGTACTCGCTGTTCACCTACCCGTACGCCACCGCGTGCTGCGGCATGGAGTACATGTCCGTGGCGGCCAGCCGGCACGACATCTCGCGCTTCGGCGCGGAGTTCCCCCGCTTCTCGCCGCGCCAGGCGGACCTGCTGATGGTGGTGGGCACCATCAACCTGAAGCAGGCCCCCATCCTCAAGCGCGTCTACGAGCAGATGACCGAGCCCAAGTGGGTCGTGGCCTTCGGCGTGTGCGCGTCGTCGGGCGGCTTCTACGACAACTACGCGGTGCTCCAGGGCATCGACCGCATCATCCCGGTGGACGTCTACATCCCCGGCTGCCCGCCGCGTCCGGAGCAGGTGCTGGACGGCCTGATGCTGCTGCAGGACAAGATCGGCAACCAGGTGCACCGGCTGCGCGACCCCGGCCAGCCCAACGAGACCGCGGAGCACCACGCCCGCATGCTCGCCGCCGGCAAGTAG